The following coding sequences are from one Methanococcoides methylutens window:
- the proB gene encoding glutamate 5-kinase encodes MINRQQILGDAKKIVIKLGTTSISKEDGSLNTEFMEKVAEQVSELHNAGKQVILVSSGSIGIGIEILNLNCRPKEIPVRQAAAAVGQGVLMQHWTEAFHKHDLNVAQILLTYDSFTNRLTYLNLRNSISTLLSYGVIPIINENDPICVHEIEATLGDNDKLSAMVASKTEADLLILLTDIDGLFNKNPKRHDDAVLLNTVEEITPTIESYGGSPTSMKGVGGMRTKIAAAKICNMAGCYMVIANSNVDNGISRILAGETIGTLFLANQYVHKNRIRWIILGKASGTIIVDHGAKDALTNSMSLLPSGVVEIIGSFDRGDIVKLECDGEVFGKGITDYTSEELEAIKGKQTNVIADILGYKNYDHVIKKENIGILK; translated from the coding sequence TTGATCAACAGGCAACAGATACTAGGTGATGCTAAGAAAATAGTCATCAAGTTAGGTACAACTTCGATCAGCAAGGAAGATGGAAGCCTTAATACTGAATTTATGGAAAAGGTTGCAGAACAGGTCTCTGAGCTGCATAATGCAGGGAAGCAGGTAATACTGGTCAGTTCCGGTTCAATTGGAATTGGCATAGAGATCCTGAACCTGAACTGTCGCCCAAAGGAGATACCCGTGCGCCAGGCAGCTGCCGCTGTCGGACAAGGAGTATTGATGCAACACTGGACGGAAGCTTTCCACAAGCATGACCTTAACGTAGCGCAGATACTCCTGACATACGATTCTTTCACTAACAGATTAACGTACCTGAACCTGAGGAACAGTATCTCCACACTTTTAAGCTACGGCGTTATCCCGATCATCAATGAGAATGATCCGATCTGCGTTCATGAGATCGAAGCAACACTTGGCGATAACGACAAACTTTCAGCAATGGTTGCAAGTAAGACCGAAGCTGACCTGTTGATACTGCTGACCGATATCGACGGACTGTTCAATAAGAACCCAAAAAGACATGATGATGCAGTACTATTGAATACCGTGGAAGAGATCACACCTACCATCGAAAGCTATGGCGGAAGCCCTACCAGCATGAAAGGTGTTGGAGGCATGCGCACTAAAATAGCAGCTGCAAAGATCTGCAATATGGCCGGCTGCTACATGGTAATTGCCAATAGCAATGTGGATAATGGCATTAGCAGAATACTTGCCGGAGAAACTATCGGAACACTCTTCCTTGCAAACCAGTACGTTCACAAGAACAGGATACGATGGATAATACTTGGAAAAGCATCCGGAACCATCATAGTCGATCATGGAGCAAAAGATGCCCTCACTAACAGTATGAGTCTGCTCCCATCCGGCGTTGTCGAGATCATCGGCAGCTTTGACAGAGGCGACATAGTAAAACTGGAATGTGATGGAGAAGTATTTGGAAAAGGTATCACAGACTACACCTCCGAAGAGCTTGAAGCCATCAAGGGTAAACAAACGAATGTAATAGCAGACATCCTTGGATACAAGAACTACGATCACGTGATCAAGAAAGAGAACATAGGAATTCTCAAGTAA
- a CDS encoding glutamate-5-semialdehyde dehydrogenase, with product MVTEIEKKVMEAKMASITLASVDTQTKDRALEAMANALDENRDRIIETNGADLEEAGRMKAEGKLSQALVDRLKVSNSKIDGMISGIRDVIKLEDPSGKTMKTLELDTGLDLYQVSCPIGLIGVIFESRPDVVPQIMSLCLKSGNATIFKGGSEALNSNRTIFDILVKAMENIEGIPKGAFQLMETREEVMNLLALDDYIDLLIPRGSNEFVKYIQDNTKISVLGHADGICHVYVDTSADMDKAYDVCFDSKVQYPAVCNAMETLLINKEIAEDFMPEMMKRYDEADVELRFDEESYAIAENLGLKNIKRATDEDWKTEYNELILSVKLVDTIEQAINHINRYGSHHTDAIITEDAAKRKQFIDLVDSSSVMVNASTRFADGFRYGKGAEVGISTNKIHSRGPVGMEGLVIYKYVLLGNGDKVSDYAGDEPKPFTHRVIDKKLSDALNN from the coding sequence ATGGTTACAGAGATAGAAAAGAAAGTAATGGAAGCAAAAATGGCATCCATTACACTTGCAAGTGTAGACACTCAGACAAAGGACAGAGCTCTTGAAGCCATGGCCAATGCACTTGACGAAAACCGCGATAGAATAATAGAAACAAACGGCGCTGACCTCGAAGAAGCCGGGAGAATGAAGGCTGAAGGTAAACTCTCACAGGCACTTGTAGATCGCCTTAAGGTCAGCAATTCGAAGATCGACGGAATGATCAGCGGTATTCGCGATGTTATCAAACTTGAGGACCCTTCCGGTAAAACAATGAAAACACTTGAGCTTGATACTGGCCTGGACCTTTATCAGGTGAGTTGCCCTATCGGACTTATAGGAGTTATTTTCGAGTCACGCCCGGATGTTGTTCCGCAGATCATGTCACTTTGCCTCAAGAGTGGAAACGCCACCATATTCAAAGGTGGTAGTGAAGCATTGAACTCTAACCGTACAATATTCGACATACTCGTCAAGGCAATGGAGAACATCGAAGGAATACCAAAAGGTGCATTCCAGCTCATGGAAACAAGAGAAGAGGTCATGAACCTCCTCGCACTTGATGATTATATTGACCTCCTCATCCCACGCGGTTCTAACGAATTCGTGAAATATATACAGGACAATACAAAGATATCGGTACTCGGTCATGCAGATGGGATATGTCACGTCTATGTGGACACAAGTGCTGATATGGACAAAGCGTATGATGTATGCTTTGACTCAAAAGTACAGTACCCTGCAGTATGCAACGCCATGGAAACACTGCTCATAAACAAAGAGATCGCCGAGGACTTCATGCCAGAAATGATGAAAAGGTATGATGAAGCAGACGTTGAGCTTCGTTTTGATGAGGAGTCATACGCCATTGCAGAAAACCTTGGCCTGAAGAACATCAAAAGGGCAACCGATGAAGACTGGAAAACAGAATACAATGAACTGATCCTTTCAGTAAAACTCGTTGACACCATTGAACAGGCGATAAACCATATCAACCGCTATGGATCACACCACACAGATGCGATCATCACAGAAGATGCAGCAAAACGAAAGCAGTTCATCGATCTTGTGGACTCATCAAGTGTTATGGTGAATGCATCCACCAGGTTTGCAGATGGGTTCCGCTATGGCAAAGGTGCAGAGGTCGGTATTAGCACTAACAAGATACATTCACGTGGTCCGGTAGGAATGGAAGGACTTGTCATTTACAAATATGTATTGTTGGGTAATGGGGACAAGGTTTCCGATTATGCAGGAGATGAGCCAAAGCCATTTACCCACAGAGTGATCGATAAAAAACTATCTGATGCTTTGAACAACTGA
- the mcrA gene encoding coenzyme-B sulfoethylthiotransferase subunit alpha: MADDRKRLFQKDLEIKFTKEHGDNKMEGGEITDKKVTYYRLGVDQNPRKVEMKKAGQEMAAARGLVGYNPMMHCGGIPLGQRAITPSFISGTDIMVETDDLHYVNNAAMQQMWDDIRRTTIVGMDMAHETLEKRLGIEVTPETINHYLEVLNHALPGGAVVQEHMVETHPALVDDCYVKIFTGDDELADEIDSQFLIDINKQFPEDQAEALKAAIGKTTWQAAHIPTVVSRTTDGAQTSRWMAMQVGMSFIAAYNMCAGEAAVADLSYAAKHAGVISMGDMLPARRARGPNEPGGISFGHMADIIQTSRVDAEDPAHVALEVVGGGCMLYDQIWLGSYMSGGVGFTQYATAAYTNNILDDNLYYNVDYINDKYDGAANKGTDNKVKATMDVVKDIATESTIYGLENYEKYPTALEDHFGGSQRATVLSAAAGSATALATGNGNAGLSAWYLSMYLHKEAHGRLGFFGFDLQDQCGATNVFSFQSDEGLPVELRGPNYPNYAMNVGHQGGYTAIASAAHAGRGDAWAVNPLIKVCFADDLLPFDFTAPRKEFGRGAIREFEPAGERSLIIPAK, encoded by the coding sequence ATGGCAGATGATAGAAAGAGACTGTTCCAGAAAGATTTGGAAATCAAATTCACAAAAGAACACGGCGACAACAAGATGGAAGGCGGAGAGATCACTGACAAGAAAGTGACATACTACCGTCTTGGTGTTGACCAGAACCCAAGAAAAGTCGAGATGAAGAAAGCTGGCCAGGAAATGGCTGCAGCTAGAGGACTCGTTGGTTACAACCCAATGATGCACTGTGGTGGTATCCCACTCGGTCAGAGAGCAATCACACCATCCTTCATTTCCGGTACTGACATCATGGTAGAAACCGATGATCTTCACTACGTCAACAACGCTGCAATGCAGCAGATGTGGGATGACATCAGAAGAACCACAATCGTCGGTATGGACATGGCTCACGAGACACTCGAGAAGCGTCTCGGTATCGAAGTCACACCAGAAACAATCAACCACTACCTTGAAGTGCTCAACCACGCACTCCCTGGCGGAGCAGTTGTTCAGGAGCACATGGTCGAAACACACCCAGCTCTTGTAGATGACTGTTACGTGAAGATCTTCACCGGTGACGACGAACTTGCAGATGAGATCGACAGCCAGTTCCTCATCGACATCAACAAGCAGTTCCCAGAAGATCAGGCAGAAGCACTCAAAGCAGCTATCGGAAAGACAACCTGGCAGGCAGCACACATCCCAACCGTTGTTAGCAGAACAACAGATGGTGCACAGACCTCAAGGTGGATGGCAATGCAGGTCGGTATGTCCTTCATCGCAGCATACAACATGTGTGCTGGTGAAGCAGCAGTAGCTGACCTTTCATACGCAGCAAAGCACGCTGGTGTAATCTCAATGGGAGATATGCTTCCAGCAAGACGTGCACGTGGTCCAAACGAGCCTGGTGGAATTTCCTTCGGTCACATGGCTGATATCATTCAGACAAGCCGTGTTGACGCAGAAGACCCAGCACACGTAGCTCTCGAGGTAGTCGGTGGAGGATGTATGCTCTACGATCAGATCTGGCTCGGTTCCTACATGTCTGGTGGTGTCGGATTCACACAGTATGCAACCGCTGCATACACCAACAACATCCTTGACGACAACCTGTACTACAACGTTGACTACATCAACGACAAGTACGATGGTGCAGCAAACAAGGGTACCGACAACAAGGTCAAGGCAACAATGGATGTTGTCAAGGACATCGCAACAGAGTCCACAATCTATGGTCTCGAGAACTACGAGAAGTACCCAACAGCACTCGAAGACCACTTTGGTGGTTCCCAGAGAGCAACAGTACTCTCCGCAGCAGCAGGTAGTGCAACAGCACTCGCAACCGGAAACGGAAACGCTGGTCTTTCCGCATGGTACCTTTCAATGTACCTGCACAAGGAAGCACACGGACGTCTTGGTTTCTTCGGATTCGACCTGCAGGACCAGTGTGGAGCTACAAACGTATTCTCCTTCCAGTCCGACGAAGGTCTGCCTGTTGAGCTCCGTGGTCCAAACTACCCTAACTACGCAATGAACGTAGGTCACCAGGGTGGTTACACCGCAATCGCTTCAGCAGCACACGCTGGACGTGGAGATGCATGGGCAGTCAACCCACTGATCAAGGTCTGCTTCGCAGATGACCTTCTCCCATTCGACTTTACCGCACCAAGGAAAGAGTTTGGAAGAGGCGCAATCAGAGAGTTCGAGCCAGCTGGTGAGAGATCACTCATCATCCCAGCAAAATAA
- the mcrG gene encoding coenzyme-B sulfoethylthiotransferase subunit gamma gives MAYEAQYYPGATSVAENRRKHMSGKVEKLREVSDDDLTLVLGHRAPGSDYPSTHPPLAEMGEPECSVREMVEPTPGAKAGDRVRYVQFVDSMYNAPSTPYFRSYAAAINYRGVDPGTLSGRQVVEARERDMEEIAKFQLETEMTCPALASLRGATVHGHSLRLPEDGIMFDMLDRCRLENGVVIMHKDQVGRAIDKKVDFGKPMSEEEAAKRTTFYRVDNVAFRDDAEVIEWVHTVFEKRTAYGFKPE, from the coding sequence ATGGCATACGAAGCACAATATTATCCAGGTGCAACATCCGTTGCAGAAAACAGAAGAAAGCACATGTCCGGAAAGGTCGAAAAGCTCAGGGAAGTCTCTGACGACGATCTTACATTAGTACTCGGACACCGTGCACCAGGTAGCGACTACCCAAGCACACACCCACCACTCGCTGAGATGGGTGAACCAGAATGCTCAGTCAGAGAAATGGTCGAACCAACACCAGGCGCAAAAGCTGGTGACAGGGTAAGGTACGTTCAGTTCGTTGACTCAATGTACAACGCACCATCAACACCATACTTCAGGTCATACGCAGCAGCAATCAACTACAGAGGTGTCGACCCAGGTACACTTTCCGGTCGTCAGGTCGTTGAAGCTCGTGAAAGAGACATGGAAGAGATCGCAAAGTTCCAGCTCGAGACAGAAATGACATGCCCAGCACTTGCTAGCCTTCGTGGCGCAACTGTTCACGGTCACTCACTCCGTCTTCCAGAAGATGGAATCATGTTCGACATGCTTGACAGATGCCGCCTTGAGAATGGCGTAGTAATCATGCACAAGGACCAGGTAGGAAGGGCAATCGACAAGAAGGTCGACTTCGGAAAACCAATGTCCGAGGAAGAGGCTGCCAAGAGAACCACATTCTACCGTGTAGACAATGTTGCATTCAGAGATGACGCAGAGGTCATCGAGTGGGTCCACACAGTGTTTGAGAAGAGAACCGCATATGGATTCAAGCCAGAGTAA
- the mcrC gene encoding methyl-coenzyme M reductase I operon protein C translates to MFDRETQVVDCRHGMGLGRGGGLAQRGTLSETGRPDVITVAMSPGRRHITKPICELTYGMRREDIQVSVLVLNSGSGIPDTPMRSGAFGITPEEVAQISRHKLAVIHTGNIRDHVVKKVREILKDAEIPAIIVCQTNVDFEDFAKGGIKTKFVKPKNNETLTKGKVMDIVSGVTRGESCSRDKLNELVKSVKNTMRSIDN, encoded by the coding sequence ATGTTTGACCGGGAAACACAAGTTGTAGACTGCAGGCATGGAATGGGCTTGGGACGCGGTGGAGGGCTCGCACAACGCGGCACCCTTTCCGAGACCGGACGCCCTGATGTCATCACAGTAGCAATGAGTCCCGGCAGACGCCACATCACAAAACCGATATGTGAACTCACATACGGCATGCGCAGGGAAGATATACAGGTCAGTGTTCTGGTATTGAACTCAGGATCAGGCATACCTGATACACCAATGAGATCAGGCGCATTCGGGATAACACCTGAAGAAGTTGCGCAGATATCAAGGCATAAACTGGCAGTTATCCATACAGGGAACATACGAGACCATGTGGTAAAAAAAGTAAGGGAAATTCTAAAGGATGCAGAGATCCCGGCAATAATCGTCTGTCAGACAAATGTCGACTTTGAGGATTTTGCTAAGGGAGGAATTAAGACCAAATTTGTAAAACCTAAAAATAACGAGACCCTAACAAAAGGAAAAGTTATGGATATTGTGTCAGGAGTCACAAGAGGAGAATCATGTTCAAGAGACAAGTTGAACGAACTCGTGAAATCCGTAAAGAACACAATGAGATCTATTGATAACTAA
- the mcrD gene encoding methyl-coenzyme M reductase operon protein D: MVDSASNTENLIQIEIFPRRLLSPETAQELLVELSKIEGITRAFVQGPRLPVTVPYGPATGQDVNHKFSDTISIGETDISLAVIVGRIRLEVLNSEIRDNIGEVCERILPMGLEFREGLFLPNKQTVSDYAKRGPGADPTVLGLADPKGKVGNRICSLNPAE, from the coding sequence ATGGTCGATTCTGCATCAAACACAGAGAACCTCATACAGATCGAGATATTTCCACGAAGGTTACTCAGCCCGGAAACCGCACAGGAACTACTCGTCGAACTGAGCAAAATAGAAGGCATCACAAGGGCATTCGTACAGGGCCCAAGACTTCCAGTGACCGTACCATATGGTCCTGCGACAGGACAGGATGTCAACCATAAGTTCAGTGACACGATCAGTATCGGTGAAACGGACATTAGCTTGGCTGTGATTGTTGGCCGCATAAGGCTGGAAGTCCTCAACTCAGAGATAAGAGACAACATCGGGGAAGTTTGTGAGCGAATACTTCCGATGGGACTCGAGTTCAGAGAAGGACTTTTCTTACCAAACAAGCAGACCGTTTCCGACTATGCAAAACGTGGTCCTGGAGCAGATCCAACAGTCCTCGGACTGGCAGATCCGAAAGGCAAAGTGGGTAATCGTATTTGTTCCTTAAATCCAGCGGAATGA
- the mcrB gene encoding coenzyme-B sulfoethylthiotransferase subunit beta has translation MSDKIDIYDDRGTLLESGVDIMALAPTTNAAIGKIIKDTKRTVAVNLAGIEKGLATGKYGGKGRQILGRGLEYDIVGNADAIAESVANLVKVSDDDDTNVKVIGGGKQLLVQVPSARTDAGADFVSGSTVSAAAVVQTIIDTYNTDMFDAPLVKGAVWGSYPQTMDMSGGNVASILSIPQQNEGLGFSLRNIMTNHVAAITGRKAMNAAALSSIYEQAGMFEMGNAVGSFARHQLLGFAYQGLNANNIVYEMVKENGKTGTVGTVVETVVEKALEAGIIEVDHKAPSGYNFYKANDVSMWNACAAAGQLAATLVNCAAGRAAQNVSSTILYFNDILEKETGLPGCDMGRAQGTGVGFSFFSHSIYGGGGPGIFNGNHVVTRHSRGFAIPCVSAACSIDAGTQMITIEKTSGLVGNVFGSIEEFREPIKAVAGAL, from the coding sequence GTGTCTGACAAAATAGACATATATGACGACAGAGGTACACTGTTGGAAAGCGGCGTCGACATAATGGCACTCGCACCAACAACAAATGCAGCAATCGGAAAGATCATCAAAGACACAAAGAGGACTGTCGCTGTCAACCTTGCAGGTATCGAGAAAGGTCTCGCAACCGGCAAGTATGGTGGAAAAGGACGCCAGATTCTCGGACGTGGTCTCGAATATGATATCGTAGGGAACGCAGATGCAATCGCAGAGTCTGTTGCAAACCTTGTAAAGGTAAGCGACGACGACGACACAAACGTAAAAGTGATCGGTGGCGGAAAACAGCTTCTTGTGCAGGTTCCAAGCGCAAGGACAGACGCTGGTGCTGACTTCGTTTCAGGAAGTACAGTAAGTGCAGCAGCTGTTGTACAGACCATCATTGACACATACAACACCGACATGTTCGATGCACCACTCGTAAAGGGTGCTGTCTGGGGTAGCTATCCACAGACCATGGACATGAGCGGCGGTAACGTTGCATCAATTCTCAGCATACCACAGCAGAATGAAGGTCTCGGTTTCTCCCTTAGGAACATCATGACCAACCACGTCGCTGCTATCACAGGCAGAAAGGCAATGAACGCTGCTGCACTCTCCTCAATATACGAGCAGGCAGGTATGTTCGAGATGGGTAACGCAGTAGGTTCATTCGCGAGACACCAGTTACTTGGATTCGCATACCAGGGCCTTAACGCTAACAACATCGTTTACGAAATGGTCAAAGAGAACGGCAAGACCGGTACAGTCGGTACAGTCGTCGAGACCGTTGTCGAGAAAGCACTCGAAGCAGGTATCATCGAGGTCGACCACAAGGCACCATCCGGATACAACTTCTACAAGGCAAATGACGTTTCCATGTGGAACGCATGTGCAGCAGCAGGTCAGCTCGCAGCTACACTCGTAAACTGTGCAGCAGGCAGAGCAGCTCAGAACGTATCATCAACCATCCTGTACTTCAACGATATACTCGAGAAGGAAACAGGTCTTCCAGGCTGTGACATGGGTAGAGCACAGGGTACTGGAGTCGGATTCTCCTTCTTCAGTCACTCAATCTATGGTGGCGGTGGACCAGGTATCTTCAATGGTAACCACGTTGTAACAAGACACTCCAGAGGATTCGCAATTCCTTGTGTATCCGCTGCATGTTCAATTGATGCAGGTACTCAGATGATTACCATCGAGAAGACATCAGGACTTGTTGGAAATGTGTTCGGTTCAATCGAAGAATTCAGAGAGCCAATCAAAGCAGTTGCAGGGGCACTCTAA
- the mmp10 gene encoding methyl coenzyme M reductase-arginine methyltransferase Mmp10 (Mmp10 (methanogenesis marker protein 10) is a cobalamin-requiring radical SAM methyltransferase that creates the methylarginine modification to methyl coenzyme M reductase.), which yields MEIVADVGGNPGVDCRGFCKYCYFKKVKDVPAFGCKHCFPFSKGCDYCTRGVKELYSGFKPVQYVMGEVSQAMHFGSGEADKFTISGGGDISCYPELKELVSFLSQFKKPIHLGYTSGKGFTSEDDAAFFIENGVTEVSFTVFATDPEIRGAYMNDPEPEASLAVLRDFCAHCEVYGAIVVIPGVNDGEVLEKTLSDLETMGASGAILMRFANSREEGLILENAPIMEGIESHSVEEFTQIVRNAAKNHSFRITGTPLEDPLFGSPFAIRVHDDLLTKLPEVTKEATIITSKVAEERLSGIFDKLGGTVNVIGLNKDIGCLITIDDFRDLDLSNVKETVIIPGRAFVHDPEVKGLLCSDGVDRLVRRGPDTLTVDGEMSIGMSEEDVLELEMNMFTELIQQINAIGMPVQ from the coding sequence ATGGAAATAGTTGCAGATGTCGGTGGAAATCCCGGCGTAGATTGTCGTGGGTTTTGCAAGTACTGCTACTTCAAGAAAGTAAAAGACGTACCTGCTTTTGGTTGTAAACATTGTTTCCCTTTTTCAAAAGGGTGCGACTATTGCACACGCGGTGTCAAAGAGCTCTACTCAGGCTTCAAACCTGTTCAATATGTTATGGGTGAAGTTTCACAAGCCATGCATTTTGGTTCAGGGGAAGCTGATAAGTTTACCATAAGTGGTGGCGGTGACATCAGCTGTTATCCTGAACTTAAAGAACTGGTCTCTTTCTTATCACAATTTAAAAAACCAATACATCTGGGATATACCAGTGGGAAAGGATTTACTTCGGAAGATGATGCTGCCTTTTTTATTGAGAACGGTGTCACTGAGGTATCATTCACTGTATTTGCGACCGATCCGGAAATTCGTGGGGCATATATGAACGACCCTGAGCCGGAAGCTTCCCTTGCTGTACTTCGTGACTTCTGTGCACATTGTGAGGTATATGGTGCAATTGTTGTAATTCCGGGTGTCAATGATGGTGAAGTTCTTGAGAAGACACTTTCTGATCTGGAAACCATGGGTGCCTCAGGAGCGATACTCATGCGCTTTGCTAACTCAAGGGAAGAAGGACTGATACTTGAGAATGCACCTATAATGGAAGGTATCGAGTCTCATAGTGTTGAGGAGTTCACTCAGATAGTCCGTAATGCTGCTAAAAACCACAGTTTCAGAATTACCGGCACACCTCTGGAAGATCCTCTCTTTGGGTCTCCATTCGCGATAAGGGTGCATGATGATCTGCTCACAAAGTTGCCTGAGGTTACAAAAGAAGCTACAATAATCACAAGCAAGGTTGCAGAAGAAAGGCTTTCCGGGATATTCGACAAGCTGGGGGGCACTGTGAATGTAATTGGGTTGAACAAGGACATCGGGTGCCTGATCACCATCGATGATTTCCGTGATCTTGATCTTTCCAATGTCAAGGAGACCGTTATTATTCCTGGCCGTGCTTTTGTCCATGACCCCGAAGTTAAGGGATTGCTTTGCAGCGATGGTGTGGACCGGCTCGTAAGGCGTGGTCCTGATACATTGACAGTTGACGGCGAGATGTCAATAGGTATGAGCGAAGAAGATGTTCTCGAGCTCGAAATGAATATGTTCACAGAGCTCATTCAGCAGATCAATGCCATAGGCATGCCTGTACAGTGA